One Owenweeksia hongkongensis DSM 17368 genomic region harbors:
- a CDS encoding beta-ketoacyl synthase chain length factor yields MMYFHKSSCISPQGNLETLQKSVDNWLVAKEPSYENIPRGVLRRMGKAVRIGVGAALPLIAEEDNLGGIILGTANGGMEDCIRFLNQIIEYDEGNLTPTNFVQSTTNAIAGQIGLMAKSTAYNTTHVHRGLAFENALLDASFISGENPEQSILVGGVDEISTYNYNIDFLAGWYKKEELDNTELYQNNNQGSLAGEGSAMFVVSQNAENAVMKLEALRTIHTTDLTDLSAIIEELKSEYNITTILSGENGDSRITPFYEKAENSLPDASVWRYKHLSGEYPTSTSFALWLAMKAFEDHELSPLIDVKRGDTHLPEKENCILIYNTYHGNQHGFMVVRSS; encoded by the coding sequence ATGATGTATTTCCATAAATCATCGTGTATTTCGCCACAAGGCAATCTGGAAACACTGCAAAAAAGTGTGGACAATTGGTTGGTAGCCAAAGAGCCTTCTTATGAAAATATACCACGCGGAGTACTGCGTAGAATGGGAAAGGCCGTAAGAATAGGAGTGGGAGCTGCATTGCCATTAATTGCTGAAGAGGACAATCTTGGAGGAATAATATTAGGTACCGCCAATGGCGGGATGGAAGACTGCATTCGATTTTTGAATCAAATTATAGAATATGATGAGGGCAACCTAACACCCACCAATTTTGTGCAAAGCACCACCAACGCTATTGCCGGGCAAATAGGCCTTATGGCCAAAAGCACAGCCTACAATACTACTCACGTGCATCGTGGTTTGGCTTTTGAAAATGCTTTACTGGATGCCAGCTTTATTTCGGGTGAAAACCCAGAGCAAAGCATACTGGTAGGGGGAGTGGACGAGATTTCGACCTACAATTACAACATTGATTTTTTGGCCGGTTGGTATAAAAAAGAAGAGCTTGACAATACTGAGCTTTACCAAAACAACAACCAGGGAAGCCTTGCTGGTGAAGGTTCAGCCATGTTTGTGGTGAGTCAAAACGCTGAAAATGCCGTGATGAAGCTTGAAGCTTTAAGAACTATTCATACCACGGATCTTACAGATCTCAGCGCTATTATTGAGGAACTGAAATCGGAATATAATATTACTACCATCCTTAGCGGAGAAAACGGAGATTCGCGCATTACACCATTTTATGAAAAGGCAGAAAACAGCTTGCCCGATGCTTCGGTGTGGCGTTATAAGCACCTTAGCGGTGAATACCCAACTTCTACTTCGTTTGCCCTATGGCTGGCCATGAAAGCCTTTGAAGACCATGAGCTTTCACCTTTGATTGATGTAAAGCGAGGAGATACTCATTTACCTGAAAAGGAAAACTGCATTTTGATTTACAATACGTATCACGGGAATCAGCACGGATTTATGGTGGTGAGAAGTAGCTAA
- a CDS encoding beta-ketoacyl-[acyl-carrier-protein] synthase family protein: MSDIVVTGIGVITALGDSAQANRSALIAGKSGLSHLENFETVYAKTRYYGEIKHSDDWLKNQLKAKEASVIRTSLLSLHAFNEAVADSNLSFENLQSQRTALVSANTVGGMCYTDSMYKDANSKEGASAYISTYDAGSSTMYLQERFGMKGHMNTINTACSSSANSIMYGARLIENGMADRVIVGGVDSLAKFTINGFNALFILSPELCRPFDKGRKGLNLGEGAAYLVLEKAENAGDKKVYARLSGYGNRNDAFHASSLSEEGVGPYNSMEKALRKANLKTEQISYINAHGTATENNDSTESNAMKRLFKNVPTFSSTKAFTGHTLGAAGAVEAVYSILAIANQEVYPNLNFEESIPECGLIPQRKYEQQEVKHVMSNSFGFGGNCSSLIFSAV, encoded by the coding sequence TTGAGTGATATTGTAGTAACAGGTATTGGCGTGATTACGGCTTTGGGCGATTCTGCTCAAGCCAACCGTTCGGCTTTAATAGCCGGTAAAAGTGGATTGTCTCATCTTGAGAACTTTGAAACGGTATACGCTAAAACCCGCTACTATGGCGAAATTAAGCACAGCGATGATTGGTTGAAAAATCAGCTAAAAGCTAAAGAAGCTTCAGTAATTCGGACTTCATTACTATCCCTTCATGCCTTTAATGAAGCTGTTGCGGATAGCAACTTATCATTCGAAAATTTACAATCACAGCGAACAGCTTTGGTCAGTGCTAATACCGTGGGAGGTATGTGCTACACCGATTCTATGTACAAAGATGCGAATAGTAAAGAAGGTGCATCGGCTTACATTTCCACTTATGATGCCGGGTCGTCTACCATGTATTTACAGGAGCGTTTTGGCATGAAAGGACATATGAATACCATAAACACGGCATGTTCTTCCTCAGCAAACTCTATTATGTATGGAGCTCGGCTTATTGAAAATGGAATGGCTGACCGCGTAATTGTTGGGGGAGTGGATAGTTTGGCCAAGTTTACCATCAATGGTTTTAATGCACTTTTCATTCTATCACCAGAGCTTTGCCGCCCGTTTGATAAAGGTCGAAAAGGTTTGAATTTAGGCGAAGGAGCAGCATATTTGGTTTTGGAGAAAGCCGAGAATGCAGGTGACAAAAAAGTGTACGCTCGTCTTTCAGGTTATGGAAATAGAAATGATGCTTTTCATGCTTCTTCGCTTTCTGAAGAAGGAGTGGGGCCTTATAACTCTATGGAGAAGGCTTTGCGCAAAGCTAACTTGAAGACTGAACAGATTTCCTATATAAATGCTCATGGTACAGCTACCGAAAACAATGACTCTACGGAGAGCAATGCCATGAAGCGTTTATTTAAAAACGTACCCACATTTAGTAGCACCAAAGCCTTTACAGGGCACACGCTGGGAGCGGCAGGAGCAGTAGAAGCGGTTTACAGTATTTTGGCTATAGCCAATCAAGAGGTTTATCCAAACTTGAATTTTGAAGAAAGTATTCCCGAATGTGGGCTTATTCCACAAAGGAAATATGAGCAACAGGAAGTGAAGCATGTGATGAGCAATTCATTTGGATTTGGCGGAAATTGTAGTTCACTAATTTTCTCGGCTGTATGA
- a CDS encoding phosphopantetheine-binding protein, whose translation MEKEKLKLELKENIIEFLNLMGTSPEDIKDDEPLFGGDLDLDSIDSLELIVMLERNYGIKIQDPKEGRKVLVDVNTIADYVEQHRIK comes from the coding sequence ATGGAGAAAGAAAAATTGAAATTAGAATTGAAGGAAAATATCATTGAGTTTTTGAACTTGATGGGTACTTCGCCAGAGGATATTAAGGATGATGAGCCACTTTTTGGCGGAGATCTAGATCTGGATTCAATTGACTCATTAGAGCTTATTGTAATGCTGGAGAGAAATTACGGCATCAAAATTCAAGACCCGAAAGAAGGCCGCAAAGTGTTGGTAGATGTAAACACCATCGCTGACTACGTGGAGCAACACAGAATAAAATAG
- a CDS encoding ABC transporter permease: MKKLLASIVKDFRLLLRDKVGLILMFAMPILLVLVITSLQNNTFKIVNDHQVPLVFFNQDGEEVSLELERALREVGMFDLIVDSKSSKSSNVSDISNTMSGHDALVGLYIPKGFSDRITQNAEQLTSQALKDLGVGGEVASFSENALSDLDVYYSPVLQESYRMAVEGALRSSLQVIQSRKMLNLIYQALNESEMPEEVEQDLLHNEIVLNSQTVTNDGSGKIPNAPQHNVPAWTIFAMFFMVTSLGSSLVREKLNGSFIRLKTMPGGYLVGIFSKQLVYLTVALAQVVVIFSIGAWIFPHIGLPALELPSDLLALFVVSVVSGLCAISYALCLGVYSNTEEQTNGFGAVSIVILAALGGILVPSFAMPESFRIFTAISPLHWCLEAYYELFLASGKLADLWPSLWPILAITLFLQVLAFVGLKRKNLI, encoded by the coding sequence ATGAAAAAGCTGCTGGCTTCCATAGTAAAGGATTTTAGATTGCTGCTTCGCGATAAGGTTGGTCTTATCTTAATGTTTGCGATGCCTATACTTTTGGTGTTGGTAATTACCAGTCTTCAAAACAATACTTTCAAAATAGTAAACGACCATCAAGTACCACTTGTATTTTTTAATCAGGATGGGGAAGAGGTGAGCCTGGAACTGGAAAGAGCACTCAGAGAAGTGGGTATGTTTGACCTAATTGTTGATTCAAAATCTTCCAAATCTTCCAATGTTTCAGACATCTCAAATACAATGTCAGGCCATGATGCTTTAGTAGGTTTATATATTCCAAAAGGCTTCTCAGATCGCATTACTCAAAATGCGGAACAGCTTACGTCACAGGCTCTGAAAGACCTTGGGGTTGGTGGGGAGGTTGCAAGCTTTAGTGAAAATGCTTTAAGCGATTTGGATGTTTACTATAGTCCAGTTCTGCAGGAATCGTACAGAATGGCGGTGGAAGGGGCTTTAAGAAGTTCGCTTCAGGTGATTCAAAGTCGTAAAATGCTTAACCTAATTTATCAGGCTTTAAACGAAAGTGAGATGCCCGAAGAAGTGGAGCAAGACCTGCTGCACAATGAAATAGTATTGAACTCTCAAACTGTGACAAATGACGGTAGCGGCAAAATCCCAAACGCTCCTCAGCACAACGTTCCAGCTTGGACGATATTCGCCATGTTTTTTATGGTAACCTCATTAGGCAGCAGCTTGGTGAGGGAGAAATTAAACGGCAGTTTTATACGATTGAAGACTATGCCTGGCGGCTATTTGGTTGGAATATTTTCCAAACAATTGGTTTATCTGACCGTTGCCTTGGCGCAAGTAGTGGTCATATTTTCGATTGGTGCGTGGATATTCCCGCACATTGGTTTACCTGCTTTAGAACTGCCTTCAGACTTACTCGCTTTATTTGTGGTTTCTGTAGTTTCAGGGCTTTGCGCTATTAGTTATGCGTTGTGCTTAGGTGTATATTCTAATACGGAAGAACAGACCAATGGATTCGGGGCAGTTTCAATTGTAATATTGGCGGCATTAGGCGGCATATTAGTTCCCAGTTTTGCCATGCCTGAGTCATTTAGAATATTTACCGCTATTTCGCCATTACATTGGTGCTTAGAAGCGTATTACGAATTATTTTTGGCCAGCGGAAAACTGGCTGACCTTTGGCCAAGTTTGTGGCCCATTTTAGCCATCACGTTGTTTTTACAGGTTTTGGCGTTTGTTGGATTAAAAAGAAAGAACCTAATTTAA
- a CDS encoding ABC transporter ATP-binding protein, whose amino-acid sequence MQAVQVQNLSHQYKGAENPLMQNLNLSVNEGQSFGLFGPNGAGKTTLMSLITGVIKPQTGSVKLLGLNMTTHKKEVRHQFGYVPQSLSFYDELTPIQNLEYFGAMMGLSRKQIKDRGEALLHVLGLEKVGTKPVKEFSGGMKRRVNLAIGVLHQPRILFLDEPTVGVDVQTRHAIIQYLKELNANGTTLFYTSHHLSEAQELCNEIALMDNGEILAKDSLEIMLKNHGEETLENLFLKLTGKQYRD is encoded by the coding sequence ATGCAGGCAGTTCAGGTTCAAAATTTATCCCATCAATATAAAGGGGCTGAAAATCCTTTGATGCAAAACCTAAACCTTTCGGTAAACGAAGGGCAAAGCTTTGGCTTGTTTGGACCAAATGGAGCTGGAAAAACCACGCTGATGTCTTTGATTACGGGAGTAATTAAACCTCAGACAGGAAGTGTGAAGCTTTTAGGCTTGAATATGACAACGCACAAAAAAGAGGTGCGCCATCAGTTTGGCTATGTTCCGCAAAGCTTGTCCTTTTATGATGAGCTTACACCTATTCAAAACCTGGAATACTTTGGTGCTATGATGGGGCTTTCGCGGAAGCAAATCAAAGATAGAGGAGAGGCTTTACTTCATGTGCTGGGGCTGGAGAAGGTAGGTACAAAACCTGTAAAGGAATTTTCAGGTGGAATGAAGCGCAGAGTAAACCTTGCCATTGGGGTTCTTCATCAGCCCAGGATTTTGTTTTTGGATGAGCCAACCGTTGGTGTAGATGTACAAACACGGCATGCTATCATTCAATATTTGAAGGAGCTTAATGCCAATGGAACTACACTTTTTTATACATCGCATCACCTTAGTGAAGCTCAGGAGCTCTGTAATGAAATTGCATTGATGGATAACGGAGAAATCCTTGCCAAGGATAGTCTGGAAATTATGCTCAAGAACCATGGAGAGGAGACGCTTGAAAATCTCTTTTTAAAATTAACAGGAAAGCAGTACCGCGATTAA
- a CDS encoding BtrH N-terminal domain-containing protein, which yields MKVDFNHIQSAHCENGVTTNLLKHVGINEITEPLAFGMGAGLFFIYIPFLKVNNGPAFSYRSMPGQIFKRTCTSLHIPVTRKKYSSPEKAMRELDNLLEKGQPVGAQVGVYYLTYFPKEYRFHFNAHNLVVFGKEGDNYLISDPVMEEATRLTSYELQRVRFAKGPLAPRGQIYYPGKDLVKPDEATIARAITSGIKHNTKMMIRVPGSIVGVSGIKYSAKLVSKWRDKYGVKKGGQYLAQLVRMQEEIGTGGGGFRYIYAAFLQQAHGYIPNDELLSIPEEFTKAGDLWRNAAVQSAGIYKGRITAQADFDVIRDQLFEIAEIEKGAFKRLEKIKWK from the coding sequence ATGAAAGTTGATTTCAACCATATACAGTCGGCACATTGCGAAAACGGTGTGACTACCAATTTGCTAAAGCATGTTGGTATAAATGAAATTACAGAGCCACTGGCCTTCGGAATGGGAGCCGGGCTTTTTTTTATTTATATACCTTTTCTTAAAGTAAATAATGGTCCTGCGTTTTCATACAGAAGTATGCCCGGACAAATATTTAAGCGCACCTGCACCTCGCTGCATATTCCGGTTACCCGTAAAAAGTATTCTTCGCCTGAAAAGGCTATGCGAGAATTGGATAACCTTCTGGAAAAAGGGCAGCCAGTGGGAGCTCAGGTTGGTGTGTATTACCTTACTTATTTCCCTAAAGAATACCGTTTTCATTTTAATGCGCACAATCTTGTAGTGTTTGGTAAAGAGGGTGATAATTATCTGATAAGCGACCCAGTAATGGAAGAAGCTACAAGGCTCACATCTTATGAATTGCAGCGCGTGCGTTTTGCAAAAGGGCCGCTGGCGCCTCGTGGGCAAATTTATTACCCTGGTAAGGATTTGGTGAAACCTGATGAAGCAACAATTGCCAGAGCGATTACAAGTGGCATAAAGCATAATACTAAGATGATGATTCGCGTGCCAGGTAGCATAGTTGGCGTTTCAGGAATTAAGTACTCCGCTAAGCTTGTAAGTAAATGGCGCGATAAATATGGCGTGAAAAAAGGTGGTCAATATTTGGCGCAGCTGGTGCGAATGCAGGAAGAGATTGGTACCGGAGGTGGCGGTTTTAGATACATCTATGCTGCATTTTTGCAACAAGCACATGGCTATATTCCCAATGATGAGCTACTTAGTATTCCAGAAGAATTTACAAAAGCAGGAGACCTTTGGCGAAATGCAGCTGTGCAAAGTGCTGGAATTTACAAAGGAAGAATTACTGCTCAAGCGGATTTTGATGTGATTCGAGATCAACTGTTTGAAATTGCTGAGATTGAGAAAGGAGCTTTCAAAAGGCTGGAGAAAATTAAGTGGAAGTAA
- a CDS encoding beta-ketoacyl-ACP synthase III produces the protein MINEVYLTNTAAYVPNEPIGNEEIEEYLGLINGKVSRAKRIVLRNNGIKRRFYALQKDGKSTHTNAQMTSLAVRSLFDNNAEKLKNFDLLSCGTSTPDQMIPSHGVMVHGWLPECNAIEVVSPSGVCCSGMHAFKYAYMAVKTGDAKTAISTGSERVSRLLRSEVYEEEVVNLTALEENPYIAFEKDFLRWMLSDGAGAFLMSNKKNETGLSLRVDWLEGVSYAHEVEACMYMASEKEDGELKSYMDYDPRDLLTQSIFSIKQDVKLLSSNIISLGFAKLKSIWDEKGMTVDEIDYFLPHMSSEFFRDKLANALRENQMDIPQEKWFTNLSSMGNVGSASIYLMVDELYKSGKLKKGNKVLLAIPESSRFSYMFGLLTVC, from the coding sequence ATGATTAATGAAGTTTATTTAACGAATACAGCTGCATATGTTCCCAATGAGCCGATAGGCAATGAGGAAATTGAGGAATATTTGGGGCTTATAAACGGAAAGGTGTCCAGAGCCAAAAGGATTGTCCTTCGCAATAATGGTATAAAACGAAGGTTTTATGCTTTGCAAAAAGATGGAAAAAGTACGCATACCAATGCACAGATGACTTCGTTGGCTGTGAGATCTCTTTTTGATAATAATGCGGAAAAGCTGAAAAATTTTGACTTACTAAGTTGTGGAACTTCCACACCCGACCAAATGATACCATCGCATGGAGTAATGGTGCATGGTTGGCTGCCTGAGTGCAATGCCATTGAGGTAGTTTCACCTTCGGGTGTTTGTTGTTCAGGTATGCATGCATTTAAATATGCTTACATGGCTGTAAAAACGGGTGATGCCAAAACAGCTATTTCTACCGGTAGCGAAAGGGTTTCAAGACTTTTGCGCTCTGAGGTGTATGAAGAGGAAGTGGTGAATCTTACAGCCTTGGAGGAAAATCCATACATCGCTTTTGAAAAAGATTTTTTACGATGGATGCTTTCTGATGGAGCAGGTGCTTTTTTGATGAGCAATAAGAAAAATGAAACAGGTCTTAGCCTTAGAGTGGATTGGCTAGAGGGTGTTTCGTATGCACATGAAGTAGAAGCGTGCATGTACATGGCCAGTGAAAAAGAGGATGGGGAGCTTAAAAGTTACATGGATTATGATCCTCGAGATCTTCTTACGCAAAGTATCTTTAGCATAAAGCAGGATGTAAAATTGCTGAGCAGTAATATTATATCCTTAGGTTTTGCTAAGCTTAAATCCATTTGGGATGAAAAAGGAATGACAGTAGACGAGATAGATTACTTTTTACCTCACATGTCAAGCGAGTTTTTTAGAGATAAATTAGCTAATGCGTTAAGAGAAAACCAAATGGACATTCCTCAGGAAAAATGGTTTACCAACCTGAGTAGTATGGGTAATGTGGGGTCGGCATCTATTTACCTTATGGTAGATGAGCTGTATAAAAGCGGAAAGCTAAAGAAAGGGAATAAAGTTTTGTTGGCTATCCCTGAGAGCTCTAGATTCTCATACATGTTTGGATTACTAACTGTTTGCTAA
- a CDS encoding type 1 glutamine amidotransferase domain-containing protein, producing MKKLENKTIAILSETGFEEVELTSPKKALEEAGATVHVISPQSGTIKSWNDGNWNMDVKVDKTLSEISEGDYNGLMLPGGVINPDKLRRNKDAVAFVKSFFDKGKPIAAICHGPQTLIETGALKGRIMTSFPSIRTDLENAGVNWEDSEVVVDHGLVTSRSPEDLDAFNRKMVEEFVEGIHEEQKTS from the coding sequence ATGAAAAAGTTGGAAAACAAAACAATTGCCATTCTAAGCGAAACCGGCTTTGAGGAAGTAGAATTAACCAGTCCTAAAAAAGCATTGGAAGAGGCCGGAGCAACCGTTCATGTTATTTCGCCCCAAAGCGGTACAATAAAAAGCTGGAATGACGGAAATTGGAATATGGATGTAAAGGTTGACAAAACTTTATCCGAAATTTCAGAAGGTGACTATAATGGCCTCATGCTTCCTGGTGGCGTTATCAACCCAGACAAATTGAGAAGAAACAAGGATGCTGTGGCATTTGTCAAGAGCTTTTTTGATAAAGGAAAACCAATAGCCGCTATTTGTCACGGACCACAAACCTTGATAGAAACTGGCGCGTTGAAAGGCCGTATTATGACTTCCTTCCCAAGTATTAGAACCGACCTTGAGAATGCTGGTGTAAATTGGGAAGATAGCGAGGTGGTGGTAGACCACGGACTTGTAACGAGCCGATCACCAGAAGATTTGGACGCTTTCAATCGTAAAATGGTTGAGGAATTTGTTGAAGGAATTCATGAAGAACAAAAGACTTCATAA
- the kdsB gene encoding 3-deoxy-manno-octulosonate cytidylyltransferase, which yields MKILGIIPSRFGSSRLEGKPLADINGKPMIQWVYERAQEALTDVVVATDDERIMAAVAKFGGKTVMTGVHHNSGTNRCLEAFEIYNAENNINPEVIINIQGDEPLLEPELLQALASCFDDKSVEMATLASAVTSNEDLLGDSTVFLTMDKNQDALYFSRSPIPHARGVKKEEWLNHHKYWRHIGLYAFTPAALKHFAEMPGSSLEQAEALEQLRWLEDGKKLRVAKTDHSGISVDTPADLEKVRRIVAEGNL from the coding sequence ATGAAAATTTTAGGAATTATCCCTTCACGTTTTGGTTCTTCCCGTCTTGAAGGAAAACCTCTCGCTGATATTAATGGAAAACCAATGATACAGTGGGTTTACGAGCGAGCTCAGGAAGCCCTTACAGATGTGGTAGTTGCCACCGATGACGAACGCATAATGGCGGCTGTCGCCAAATTTGGCGGTAAAACGGTAATGACCGGAGTACATCACAATAGTGGAACCAACCGATGTCTCGAAGCTTTTGAAATTTACAATGCCGAGAATAACATCAATCCTGAAGTGATCATAAATATTCAGGGCGATGAACCCCTTTTGGAGCCCGAACTATTGCAAGCTTTGGCTTCATGCTTTGATGATAAAAGTGTAGAAATGGCCACTTTAGCAAGTGCCGTGACTTCCAATGAAGATTTGTTGGGCGACAGCACCGTTTTCCTAACCATGGACAAAAATCAGGATGCCTTATATTTTAGCAGATCGCCCATCCCTCATGCGCGTGGTGTTAAAAAAGAAGAATGGTTAAACCATCATAAATACTGGAGGCATATTGGCCTTTACGCATTTACACCAGCTGCGCTGAAGCATTTTGCAGAAATGCCCGGAAGTAGTCTGGAGCAAGCTGAGGCCTTGGAACAACTACGCTGGCTGGAGGATGGAAAAAAACTAAGGGTTGCAAAAACTGATCACTCTGGTATTTCAGTAGACACTCCCGCTGATCTAGAAAAAGTAAGGAGAATAGTAGCTGAAGGAAATCTGTGA
- a CDS encoding TIGR02757 family protein: MKYSDLKELLNEKALRYNSTEFIESDPILIPHLFTKKEDIEISGFLAATIAWGQRPTIIKNAKRLVEGMDFAPHNFILNHTPKDLQRFEGFVHRTFNYDDLLFFITSLRNIYLRHDSLENCFTPKSGDENLKNGINNFRNIFFEIDHLKRSKKHVSDPFRNSACKRINMYLRWMVRPNDAGVDFGIWKNISPSLLSCPLDVHTGNVARALGLLKRKQNDWKAVEELDASLRKFNPEDPVIYDFALFGMGVFENIK, from the coding sequence ATGAAGTACAGTGACTTAAAAGAGCTGCTAAACGAAAAAGCACTTCGATACAATTCTACTGAATTTATAGAATCTGACCCCATTCTAATCCCTCATCTTTTTACCAAGAAAGAAGATATTGAGATCAGTGGATTTTTAGCCGCAACTATAGCTTGGGGGCAACGCCCCACTATTATTAAGAATGCCAAACGCTTGGTTGAAGGGATGGATTTTGCTCCACATAATTTTATTCTAAACCACACTCCAAAAGACTTACAGCGCTTTGAAGGTTTTGTGCACCGTACCTTCAATTATGATGACTTGCTGTTTTTCATCACTTCTTTGCGAAACATTTATTTGCGCCATGATTCTTTGGAAAACTGCTTTACGCCAAAGAGTGGTGATGAAAACTTAAAGAATGGCATCAATAATTTCAGGAATATATTTTTTGAGATTGACCATTTGAAAAGAAGCAAAAAGCACGTTTCTGATCCTTTTAGAAATTCTGCTTGCAAGCGGATAAATATGTATCTAAGGTGGATGGTTCGCCCGAATGATGCGGGTGTAGATTTTGGTATTTGGAAAAATATTTCGCCTTCGCTACTCTCCTGCCCGCTTGATGTTCATACTGGAAATGTAGCGCGAGCACTGGGACTTCTTAAGCGCAAGCAAAATGATTGGAAAGCTGTGGAAGAGCTGGATGCTTCACTTAGAAAGTTCAACCCTGAAGATCCAGTGATTTATGATTTTGCCTTATTTGGGATGGGCGTTTTTGAGAATATTAAGTAG
- a CDS encoding NAD(P)H-binding protein: MNKKACILGATGLVGSELLQILLNDESYDEVLVYTRKSLDISHPRLSVKVGNLTNEDFFKEPIPADHIFCCIGTTQSKTPDVSDYKQIDFGIPIHSAQAGLAGGMKKFLVVSSLGANADSKMFYPRVKGQMEDALRKMSIPHLHIFRPSMLLGNREEFRFGEAFGKVVMKVFGFLIPSKYKGIQASEVAEAMHKVANLDIANEVYESKEIKKLVS; encoded by the coding sequence TTGAATAAGAAGGCATGCATACTTGGGGCCACAGGTCTTGTGGGAAGCGAATTGCTTCAGATACTTTTGAATGATGAAAGTTATGATGAAGTGTTGGTGTATACCCGTAAGTCATTAGATATTTCACACCCCAGGCTTTCTGTAAAAGTTGGAAATCTTACAAATGAAGATTTCTTCAAAGAACCAATTCCTGCAGATCATATTTTTTGCTGCATTGGCACTACCCAAAGTAAAACTCCGGATGTAAGTGATTACAAACAAATAGACTTTGGAATTCCGATTCATTCAGCGCAAGCTGGGCTTGCAGGAGGTATGAAGAAGTTTTTGGTTGTAAGTTCTTTAGGTGCAAATGCAGATAGCAAAATGTTCTACCCAAGAGTGAAAGGCCAAATGGAAGATGCTTTACGCAAAATGAGTATTCCTCACCTTCATATTTTCCGGCCATCAATGCTGTTGGGTAATAGGGAAGAATTCCGGTTTGGCGAAGCTTTCGGCAAAGTGGTAATGAAAGTCTTTGGCTTTTTGATTCCATCCAAATACAAAGGCATTCAGGCTAGCGAAGTAGCTGAGGCGATGCATAAAGTAGCCAACCTTGATATTGCTAATGAAGTTTACGAGTCCAAAGAAATAAAGAAGTTGGTTTCTTAG
- a CDS encoding rhomboid family intramembrane serine protease, with product MNKTHTALEDSNQESGGSGRLYMLRPFYFVLLLWVIFWADSRFMLDLYHLGVLPGSAAGMFGIFTSPLIHGSLMHLVNNTFPILALGAGLFYFYPRIAWKVIIVSWLASGLMTWLIGRESYHIGASGLIYALAGFIFLCGILRKQANLLALSLLVVFFYGSLVWGILPIEDTVSWEAHLGGAFAGFGLAIYYRKSPPRSKKYSWELVEEEVEEAESHDDIPEEIWNREAWEEYSGSNHGIRYIYRTKEPDDLNADS from the coding sequence GTGAACAAAACTCATACCGCTCTTGAAGATTCTAATCAAGAATCAGGAGGTTCTGGCAGATTATATATGCTGAGGCCTTTTTACTTTGTCCTTTTATTATGGGTGATTTTTTGGGCAGATTCCCGCTTTATGCTAGATCTGTATCACCTGGGTGTTTTACCAGGTTCTGCAGCAGGTATGTTCGGGATTTTCACTTCGCCACTTATTCATGGTAGTCTCATGCATTTGGTAAATAATACATTCCCCATTTTAGCGCTTGGTGCAGGCTTGTTTTATTTCTATCCCCGAATAGCATGGAAGGTAATAATAGTGAGCTGGCTCGCCTCGGGGCTTATGACTTGGCTTATAGGACGTGAAAGTTATCACATCGGTGCATCAGGTTTAATTTATGCTTTGGCAGGATTTATATTCTTGTGTGGCATTTTGCGTAAGCAAGCTAATCTTTTAGCACTATCCCTTTTGGTTGTATTTTTTTATGGAAGCCTGGTATGGGGAATTTTACCCATTGAAGATACTGTAAGCTGGGAAGCTCACCTTGGCGGTGCTTTTGCCGGTTTTGGTCTGGCCATATATTATAGAAAATCACCACCAAGGAGCAAAAAATATAGTTGGGAGTTGGTAGAGGAAGAAGTTGAAGAAGCTGAAAGTCACGATGATATTCCCGAGGAGATATGGAACAGAGAAGCATGGGAAGAATATTCAGGCAGTAATCACGGGATAAGGTATATTTACAGGACAAAAGAACCGGACGATTTAAACGCTGACAGCTAG